GAAGCGGTCGCCGAACTGCGCCCAGGCGCGCTCGGGATCCTCGGCGCAGAAGACCATCCGGGTCGGATCCGGCGGCAGCAGCACGAAGCCGCCGTCCCAGCCGGCCTCCGCCGCCAGCCGGTCGTAGTACTCGACCAGTTCGGGCAGGTGGGCCGCGGTGAAGAGGGGCAGCCGCAGCCGGACCGCGCGCCGGACCGCCGCCTTGGAGGAGCCGCCGACGATGAGCGGCGGGTGCGGCCGGGTCAGCGGCGGCGGGGTGAGCGTGACCCGGCGCCCGCGGTACTCGAACTCCTCGCCGGTCCAGGCGGCCAGCAGGGTCTCCAGCACCTCGTCCTGGATCCGGCCCCGTTCCTTCCACTCGACGCCCATCAGCTCGTACTCGGCGGGCCGGTAGCCGATCCCGGCGACGACGGTGACCCGGCCGTCGCTGAGGTGGTCGAGGACGCTGATCTCCTCGGCCAGCCGCAGCGGGTCGTAGAGCGGGGTGATCAGGGCGCAGAGCATCACCGGGATCCGCTCGGTGGCGCCGAAGACCGCGGCGGCGGTGGCGATCGGAGCCGGGCTCCAGCCGTCCACCACGCCGTGGTGCTCCTCCAGCGTGATCAGGTCGAACCCCTGGGCGTCCGCGAAGGCGGACATCTCGACGGTGGCACGGTAGCGGGCGGAGACGTCCTTGCGGTCCAGGCCGGGGGCGACCTGGTTGAAGCGCAGCGTGGTGACGGTCACGGCAGTCGTCCCTTCATAACTGACTGTCAGTCAGATATCGGCATGGGTATCACCGCGCGCCACAGAGGACAACAGCCAGGGCACCGTGCGGCGCGGAAAAGCGCGGAAAGCGGACCCACCCGAGCGTCCCGCGCATCCCCGCGCAGCTATTCACCATGTGTATACGTGGTGTGTATAGTCCCTCCCATGACCATCGGACACACCCTGCTCGGGCTGCTCGAGTCCGGCCCCCGCCACGGCTACGACCTCAAACGCGCCTTCGACGAGCGCTTCGGCCACGACCGCCCGCTGCACTACGGGCAGGTCTACTCGACGATGGCCCGGCTGCTGAAGAACGGCCTCGTCGAGGTCGACGGCATCGAGCCGGGCGGCGGTCCCGAGCGCAAGCGCTACGCGATCACCGACGCCGGCCTGACCGACGTCGAGCAGTGGCTGGCCTCCCCGGAGAAGCCGGAGCCCTACCTCCAGAACACCCTGTACACCAAGGTCGTCCTCGCCCTGCTGACCGATCGCAGCGCGCAGAACATCCTGGACACCCAGCGCACCGAGCACCTCCGGCTGATGCGCGAGCTCACCCGCCGCAAGATCGACGGCGACTTCGCCGACCAGCTGATCTGCGACCACGCCCTGTTCCATCTGGAGGCCGACCTGCGGTGGCTCGAACTCACCGCCGCCCGCCTCGACCAGCTCCGCGCCGAGGTGACCGCATGACCGAGCAGACCACCACCGAGCCCGTCCTCAGCGCCACCGCGCTGGAGAAGGCCTACGGCGCCACCCCGGCGCTCGACGGCGCCGACTTCGCCATCCACGCGGGCGAGACCGTCGCCGTGATGGGGCCCTCGGGCTCCGGCAAGTCGACGCTGCTGCACTGCCTGGCCGGGATCGTGCGGCCGGACGCGGGAGTGGTGCGGTACCAGGGGCGTGAGCTGTCCGCGATGGGCGACGCCGAGCGCAGCGCGCTGCGCCGGGAGGAGTTCGGCTTCGTCTTCCAGTTCGGACAGCTGGTCCCCGAGCTCACCTGCCTGGAGAACGTCGCGCTGCCGCTGCGCCTGGCGGGCGCCCGGCGCAAGGACGCGGAGCAGCGGGCGGCCCGCTGGCTGGAGCGGCTGGAGGTCGGCGAGCTGGGCCGCAAGCGTCCCGGCGAGGTGTCAGGCGGCCAGGGCCAGCGTGTCGCCGTCGCCCGCGCGCTGGTCGGGGAGCCCCGCGTGATCTTCGCCGACGAGCCGACGGGCGCGCTCGACTCGCTCAACGGCGAGCGGGTGATGCAACTGCTCTCCGCCGCCGCGCGGGAGACCCGTGCCGCCGTGGTGCTGGTCACCCACGAGCCCAGGGTCGCCGCCTACTCCGACCGCGAGGTCGTCGTCCGCGACGGCAGGACCAGGACGAACATCACGGCGGTCGCCCGGTGACCGCCTGGCTCAGGGACCTCCGCCTCGGCGCGCGCTTCGCCGTCAGCGGGCGCGAGGGCTGGTTCCGCACGCTGCTCACCGCCTTCGGCGTCGGCTGCGCGGTCGCCCTGCTGATGCTGGCGACCGCGCTGCCCGGCATGATGAACTCCCGCAACACCCGCGGCGCGGAACGCGACCTCAGCTACTACGGCAACCCGCTCGCCGCCTCCGCCACCACGATCCTGGTCCGCGACGCGAACACCACCTTCCACGGCGACGACGTGCACGGGGAGTGGGTCAAGCCCGAGGGTGACCGGGTGCCGACCCCGCCCGGCCTGCCCGCCTGGCCGACGGACGGCACGATGTACGTCTCCCCCGCGCTGCGCGCGCTGCTCGCCTCGCCGGAGGGGGCGCTGCTCAAGCAGCGGCTGCCGTTCCGCGACGTCGGCACGGTGGGCGACGCGGGCCTGGTCGGCCCGGGCGAGCTCGCCTACTACGCGGGCGACGCCGCGCTCACCGTCCCCGCGGACGGCTCGCGCTCCCAGAACAGCACCTACCGCACGAACAGCATCGGCGGGCATGTCATCACAGACGGGCTGTCGCCCATGCTGATGCTGCTCACCGTGATCACTTTCGTGGTCCTGCTGGTGCCGATCGGCGTCTTCCTCGCCACGGTCGTGCGGATCGGCGGAGAGCGCCGCGACCGCAGGCTGGCCGCGCTGCGGCTGGTCGGGGTCGACATCCGCGGCACCCACCGGGTGGCGGCGGGCGAGGCGCTGGTCGGCGCGGTGCTGGGAGTGGCGTCGGGCTTCGGCATCTTCCTGCTGGCCCGTCAGTTCGTGGCCGCGGTGGACCTGCTGGGCCTCAGCGTCTTCCCCTCCGACATCGCTCCGCAGGCCGGTCTGGTCGGCTGGATCTCCCTGGTCGTGCCGCTGCTCGCGGTGGCCGTCACCACGTTCTCGCTGCGCGGGGTCACCATCGAACCGCTCGGGGTGATGCGCAGCAGCACCCCGCCGCGGCGCAGGCTCTGGTGGCGGCTGCTGGCCCCCGCGGTCGGCGCGGCGCTGCTGCTCTCGACGAGTTTCGGCACCACCTTCAGCAGTACGGCGCAGCGCCAGCTCATCGCCGGCGTGGTGCTGCTGCTGGTCGGCGTCACCATGCTGCTGCCCTGGGTGATGGAGCGGGCCGTCGGCCGGATGAACGGCGGCCCGGTGCCGGTGCAGCTCGGCAGCAGGCGGCTCCAGCTCTCCGGCGGCACGGCGTCCCGTGCCGTGAGCGGCGTGGCCGTGGCGGTGGCCGGAGCGATCGCGGTGCAGAGCCTCTTCTCCGCCGCGTCGGGCCAGTTCACCACCGACACCGGCCGGGACCTCTCCCGCGCCCAGGCCGGGATCAACGGCTCCGTCGAGGACGCCGCCCAGGCGACGGCGGTGGTGTCGAAGCTGCGCGGCACCGCGGGGGTGCTGGGCGCGACGAGTCTGCTCAGCGACTACAGCGTGGCCGTGCCCGGCTCGGACCAGCCGCTCACCGTCCTGGTCGGCGACTGCACGACGCTGGTCGAGTACGCCGCGATCACCGACTGCTCCGACGGCGGCGCGTACCTCGTGAACAACCCGCCTCCGGGCGAGCCCGCGAACGACCAGCAGCCGGCGCTCCACCCCGGCGAGAAGGTGGACCTTCGCGGCGCCGCCCTCGACACCTCGCATCCGATCCGGCCGGACTACTGGAAGATCCCGGCCTCGCTGCGCTCGGCGCCGGCCCGCGTCGGTCCCGATGGCATGCCCAGGACCGGGCTCTTCGTCACCCCGGCGACGCTCGACCCGCAGCGCCTCGGCGGAGTCTTCCTGACCAGCGCGATCCGGCTGGCCCCTGACGACCCGGACGCCATCGAGCGCGCCCGGACGGCCGTGGCCGTGGCGATCCCCGGGCTCGACGTCGACTCCTACAGCGCGACCAAGATCGACCGGAAGTTCTCCAACATCCAGCGCGGCCTGATGGTCGGCGCGATCGTCACCCTGCTGCTGATCGCGATCGGCATGGCCGTCTCGACCACGGAGCAGTTGCGCGAGCGCAAGCGACTGCTGGCCGTGCTGGTGGCCTTCGGCACCAAGCGCTCCACGCTGGCCCTCTCGGTGCTGTGGCAGAGCGCGGTCCCGGTCGTGATCGGCCTCGCCCTCGCCCTCGCCGGCGGCCTCGGGCTGGGCGCGCTGCTGATGCGGATGACCTCCAGCTCGATCCACTTCGACTGGGGCGTGGTCACGACGATGCTCGGCGCCGGCGCGGGAGCGGTGGCCGTGGCCACCCTGCTCAGCCTGCCGGCGCTGTGGCGCCTGATGCGCGCGGACGGCCTCCGCACGGAGTAGCACGAGCGCGTCACAGCCGCGGCACCCACCGCACCCCCGAGAGGGCGTCCTCCACCAACTGCGCCTGGCGTACCAGGACGTTGAGGCGGGCGCCCTCCTCGGCGTACGCGCGCAGCTTCTCCTCGATCGCATGCGGCTCGAAGTGATCCCCAAGCTCCACCCGCGCCCGCGAGTACGCCGTCCGCGCCGCCTGCAGCGCGGCCTCGCTCAGATACCGCACGTCCCTGGCCAGCATCTGCGGATGCTTGTGGAAGACGTGGTACCGCCGCCACTCCCCCGGCGCCTGGTCGTAAAAGCCACCTCCTGGCGGACTCCTCCCAGCCGGGACTGCCGGGCGGTTGCACACGTTCCGGCCAGCCGGGCGGGAGAGGGGAGCTGTTCACCCCTCCAGTATAAGAACAGATTTTCGATTATCTGCCCCCCGTGGGCGTTGATACCGTGCCTCGTGGCCTCCGACGAGCGAGTGACCGTTCTGCACAACGAGAGACTGAGGGCGGCGGGAATCCGTCGCGGCAACGTCGTCGCCTACGACTGGGGCTTTCACCAGGACGGGGCCGATCACGTCCAGCGCACGTTCGTGCTGCTCGACGAGCACATGCAGATCAACCAGCCGGTGCTGTTCCCGCCGGAGCAGCGCGGCTGGTGGTACTGCGACCTCGTGAGCCTGGAGTGGGACGTCTCCAGCCGTGGCCTTCTGCGGACCCAGGACCTGTGGATCGACGTCGTCATCGGTCCACCGGACCACCCATACCGCCTGCTCGACCTGGACGACTATGCCGACGCTCTCGCGGACGGACGCATCGGCCCCGCGCAGGCCGCCGACGGACTGAGGCGAACGCAGCGCTTCCTCGACCGTCGCGTCAACCGTCGGCACGAGGCGACGCAGGCATGGCCGGACTTCCCGCCGGCCGAGGTGGAGGAACTCCTCGGCGCCGACCTGCCGTGCGACTGGCGTCTGCTGGGCTGACATCGCGGCTTCGCCCCCGCCCCACCACCACTTGCGTGGCATTCCCATGTGCTCGGCATTCCCCAGTACTTGACACTGCCTAGTACCTGAGACAGTCTAAGTGGTGTGACCTCCAGCCATGACCCGCAGCTCCTCAAGGGCGTCCTGTCGCTCCTGCTCCTCCACCTGCTCGC
This genomic interval from Streptacidiphilus rugosus AM-16 contains the following:
- a CDS encoding LLM class flavin-dependent oxidoreductase, with protein sequence MTVTTLRFNQVAPGLDRKDVSARYRATVEMSAFADAQGFDLITLEEHHGVVDGWSPAPIATAAAVFGATERIPVMLCALITPLYDPLRLAEEISVLDHLSDGRVTVVAGIGYRPAEYELMGVEWKERGRIQDEVLETLLAAWTGEEFEYRGRRVTLTPPPLTRPHPPLIVGGSSKAAVRRAVRLRLPLFTAAHLPELVEYYDRLAAEAGWDGGFVLLPPDPTRMVFCAEDPERAWAQFGDRFLHEARTYASWQTPDIRSAVSTKALTVEQLRTEGTYCCLTPQQCVELARAEGPLGNLLLHPMCGGIPVDAAWESLHLFADQVMPALKEL
- a CDS encoding ABC transporter ATP-binding protein, giving the protein MTEQTTTEPVLSATALEKAYGATPALDGADFAIHAGETVAVMGPSGSGKSTLLHCLAGIVRPDAGVVRYQGRELSAMGDAERSALRREEFGFVFQFGQLVPELTCLENVALPLRLAGARRKDAEQRAARWLERLEVGELGRKRPGEVSGGQGQRVAVARALVGEPRVIFADEPTGALDSLNGERVMQLLSAAARETRAAVVLVTHEPRVAAYSDREVVVRDGRTRTNITAVAR
- a CDS encoding PadR family transcriptional regulator yields the protein MTIGHTLLGLLESGPRHGYDLKRAFDERFGHDRPLHYGQVYSTMARLLKNGLVEVDGIEPGGGPERKRYAITDAGLTDVEQWLASPEKPEPYLQNTLYTKVVLALLTDRSAQNILDTQRTEHLRLMRELTRRKIDGDFADQLICDHALFHLEADLRWLELTAARLDQLRAEVTA
- a CDS encoding FtsX-like permease family protein; its protein translation is MTAWLRDLRLGARFAVSGREGWFRTLLTAFGVGCAVALLMLATALPGMMNSRNTRGAERDLSYYGNPLAASATTILVRDANTTFHGDDVHGEWVKPEGDRVPTPPGLPAWPTDGTMYVSPALRALLASPEGALLKQRLPFRDVGTVGDAGLVGPGELAYYAGDAALTVPADGSRSQNSTYRTNSIGGHVITDGLSPMLMLLTVITFVVLLVPIGVFLATVVRIGGERRDRRLAALRLVGVDIRGTHRVAAGEALVGAVLGVASGFGIFLLARQFVAAVDLLGLSVFPSDIAPQAGLVGWISLVVPLLAVAVTTFSLRGVTIEPLGVMRSSTPPRRRLWWRLLAPAVGAALLLSTSFGTTFSSTAQRQLIAGVVLLLVGVTMLLPWVMERAVGRMNGGPVPVQLGSRRLQLSGGTASRAVSGVAVAVAGAIAVQSLFSAASGQFTTDTGRDLSRAQAGINGSVEDAAQATAVVSKLRGTAGVLGATSLLSDYSVAVPGSDQPLTVLVGDCTTLVEYAAITDCSDGGAYLVNNPPPGEPANDQQPALHPGEKVDLRGAALDTSHPIRPDYWKIPASLRSAPARVGPDGMPRTGLFVTPATLDPQRLGGVFLTSAIRLAPDDPDAIERARTAVAVAIPGLDVDSYSATKIDRKFSNIQRGLMVGAIVTLLLIAIGMAVSTTEQLRERKRLLAVLVAFGTKRSTLALSVLWQSAVPVVIGLALALAGGLGLGALLMRMTSSSIHFDWGVVTTMLGAGAGAVAVATLLSLPALWRLMRADGLRTE
- a CDS encoding DUF402 domain-containing protein, whose translation is MASDERVTVLHNERLRAAGIRRGNVVAYDWGFHQDGADHVQRTFVLLDEHMQINQPVLFPPEQRGWWYCDLVSLEWDVSSRGLLRTQDLWIDVVIGPPDHPYRLLDLDDYADALADGRIGPAQAADGLRRTQRFLDRRVNRRHEATQAWPDFPPAEVEELLGADLPCDWRLLG